Proteins from one Pantoea cypripedii genomic window:
- the otnK gene encoding 3-oxo-tetronate kinase: MLIGVIADDFTGASDIAVTLSKGITGEGGLKTTLYLTTPQQAASPDVEAGVIALKSRSVPAAEAVALSLAACRWLLAQGCQQIVFKYCSTFDSTADGNIGPVADALAALLGEKAVPVCPSFPAMGRTVYQGHLFVHDRLLNESGMEHHPLTPMKDADIRRVLKQQSTRTPGFIAWQTVHKGAEALREALNQSAANGDTLTVIDALNDEDLITIAKVSADSRLLTGGSGIAMGLPHNFIARGLASGSQSDVPHIEGPEAILVGSCSSTTLRQISEHAKSHPVMMVSVDDVMTGKVNAAQLVDFIQTHQGKSPLVFTSGDKADVTRAQNTYGREQVSSTLDALFGTTAKSLVDSGIRRLVVGGGETSGAVVSALHLGELKIGNEIDTGVPALLSPGEKPLALALKSGNFGSADFFSKAVTTLQGK, encoded by the coding sequence ATGCTGATAGGTGTTATTGCTGACGATTTTACCGGGGCGAGCGACATTGCCGTGACCTTATCAAAAGGCATCACGGGTGAAGGTGGCCTCAAAACGACGCTTTATCTGACCACCCCGCAACAGGCAGCTTCCCCGGATGTGGAAGCAGGCGTGATTGCACTTAAAAGCCGTTCCGTTCCGGCAGCCGAGGCCGTTGCACTGTCACTGGCGGCCTGTCGCTGGTTACTGGCCCAGGGCTGCCAGCAAATCGTGTTTAAATACTGTTCGACCTTCGACTCAACTGCCGATGGCAACATTGGGCCGGTGGCTGACGCGCTGGCGGCCTTGCTGGGTGAAAAAGCGGTGCCTGTCTGCCCCTCTTTCCCTGCCATGGGCCGGACGGTGTATCAGGGACATTTGTTTGTCCATGATCGTCTGCTGAATGAGTCTGGTATGGAGCATCACCCGCTGACGCCGATGAAAGATGCCGATATTCGCCGCGTGCTGAAACAACAATCCACCCGCACACCGGGGTTTATTGCCTGGCAAACGGTACATAAAGGAGCGGAGGCGTTGCGTGAGGCGCTGAATCAATCTGCCGCCAATGGCGATACGCTGACCGTCATTGATGCGCTTAACGATGAGGATCTGATTACCATCGCCAAAGTCAGTGCTGACTCGCGCCTGCTTACCGGTGGATCAGGTATCGCCATGGGTTTGCCGCATAATTTTATCGCCCGGGGTCTGGCTTCCGGCTCACAAAGTGATGTGCCCCATATTGAGGGTCCGGAAGCCATTCTGGTGGGCAGTTGTTCCAGTACCACCCTGCGGCAGATCTCAGAGCATGCCAAATCACATCCTGTGATGATGGTTAGCGTGGATGACGTGATGACGGGGAAAGTGAACGCCGCACAATTAGTCGATTTTATTCAAACCCACCAGGGTAAATCGCCGCTGGTGTTCACCTCAGGTGACAAGGCTGATGTGACCCGTGCTCAGAATACGTATGGCCGCGAGCAGGTCTCATCCACACTCGATGCGTTGTTTGGTACCACGGCGAAGAGCCTCGTCGACAGCGGCATTCGCAGGCTGGTGGTGGGCGGAGGTGAAACATCGGGAGCGGTGGTCAGTGCATTGCATCTTGGGGAGCTTAAAATCGGTAACGAGATTGATACTGGCGTACCTGCCCTGTTATCTCCCGGCGAAAAACCTCTGGCGCTGGCGCTCAAATCGGGGAATTTCGGCTCTGCCGACTTCTTTTCCAAAGCCGTAACCACGTTGCAGGGTAAATAA
- a CDS encoding aspartate/glutamate racemase family protein produces MSERVVLLHATPVAMQPIHQSFNALWPEAELVNLLDDGLTIDRARETDLSANMIDRFVRFGHYGFSLGAAGILVTCSAFGPAIDQMAAELPIPVLKPNEAMFRAALQQGKRIGMLATFAPAVITMTEEFNEFVAGSGSDATLQTIVVEEAIDLLRQGDADTHNRLIAARAHELADCDVIMLAHFSTSRAMSAVKEKVSIPVLSAPDAAVNLMKSQIQAQAGGSSC; encoded by the coding sequence ATGTCCGAACGAGTTGTCCTGTTGCATGCCACACCTGTCGCCATGCAACCGATTCATCAAAGCTTCAACGCCCTCTGGCCCGAAGCGGAACTGGTTAACCTGCTCGACGATGGCCTGACCATTGACCGTGCCCGCGAGACCGACCTCTCTGCCAACATGATCGACCGGTTTGTGCGCTTTGGTCACTATGGCTTCAGTCTGGGGGCTGCCGGGATTCTGGTGACCTGCTCCGCCTTTGGCCCTGCGATTGATCAAATGGCCGCGGAGCTGCCCATTCCGGTGCTGAAACCGAATGAAGCGATGTTCCGTGCCGCACTGCAGCAGGGAAAACGCATTGGTATGCTGGCGACCTTCGCGCCTGCGGTGATCACCATGACCGAAGAGTTTAATGAATTCGTCGCCGGGAGTGGCAGCGACGCCACGCTGCAAACGATTGTGGTCGAAGAGGCTATCGATCTTTTACGTCAAGGCGATGCCGACACCCACAATCGCCTGATTGCGGCGCGTGCCCATGAACTGGCAGATTGTGATGTCATCATGCTGGCGCATTTCTCCACCTCCCGTGCGATGTCAGCAGTAAAAGAAAAGGTGTCGATTCCGGTTCTGAGCGCCCCTGACGCCGCAGTCAATCTGATGAAATCGCAAATTCAGGCGCAGGCAGGAGGATCATCATGCTGA
- a CDS encoding molybdate ABC transporter substrate-binding protein yields the protein MNHAETQAKTLKVFSTLAVRAPFDRGVLAGFEHQSDLSFEWSPTTIIEQKLSEGLHADVVIATDDAIAGMVRSGLVKPENCFKLATAYFGVAVPAGQTPPDIATKQGFLDALVQARSVAYSLGGASGIYLQKIMAEQGVMEQVEPKATKIAQGFTGEKLLTGEADLAVQQMSELMTVEGITIVGGFPDELQHLTPFTIAVMNDCVDWASAQSFIHYLLTEQCRSAYASNGLMCR from the coding sequence ATGAATCACGCTGAAACCCAGGCTAAGACACTGAAAGTTTTTAGCACCCTGGCGGTGCGCGCCCCCTTTGACCGGGGAGTTTTGGCAGGCTTTGAACATCAGTCCGATCTCAGCTTTGAGTGGAGTCCCACCACCATTATTGAGCAGAAACTCTCCGAGGGACTTCATGCCGATGTGGTTATCGCGACCGATGATGCCATTGCTGGCATGGTCCGGAGCGGGTTAGTCAAACCAGAGAACTGTTTCAAACTGGCCACAGCTTATTTCGGCGTCGCCGTACCCGCAGGACAGACACCACCCGACATTGCCACGAAACAAGGCTTTCTTGATGCGCTGGTCCAGGCACGCTCCGTCGCTTACTCCCTTGGTGGCGCAAGTGGCATCTATCTGCAAAAAATTATGGCCGAACAGGGCGTGATGGAGCAGGTGGAGCCTAAGGCGACGAAAATCGCCCAGGGTTTTACCGGGGAAAAATTGCTGACAGGCGAGGCGGATCTTGCTGTCCAGCAAATGAGCGAACTGATGACCGTGGAGGGCATCACCATTGTCGGTGGTTTCCCGGATGAACTTCAGCATCTGACGCCATTCACAATTGCAGTGATGAATGATTGTGTTGACTGGGCCAGTGCACAGTCGTTTATCCATTATTTGCTCACGGAACAATGTCGTTCGGCTTATGCCAGCAACGGCCTGATGTGTCGCTAA